A segment of the Brevibacterium zhoupengii genome:
AAAATCCGAGGTGGCGACGGGATTCGAACCCGTGTATACGGCTTTGCAGGCCGCTGCCTCGCCTCTCGGCCACGCCACCATCAAGGCAGTGCCATGACGCCTTCGAGCGGATGACGGGATTCGAACCCGCGACCCTCACCTTGGCAAGGTGATGCTCTACCAGCTGAGCCACATCCGCATTTCTCGCTGCCCGGTTTCCCTGGCAACGAGATATAACTCTATACGCAGGTGGCGGTCCATGCAAAATCGAATCGGAGTGATCGTGCTCACACACGCAAATCAAGCTTTCAGACTCATCGACTTATATTGGAAGAGTGAATGACCATCCCCACGACAAGCGCCCCGAAGGGTGGCTGTCGCGCCATCACAAGCATGGAGTGCGACCGTGGCGCAGAACTCGCCTGAGCTTTCTGCGCTGGCGCGGAACTATCACAGCCAACCCGCACACGGCACGGCTCTATCGGATGATCGTCGGCGGATTGGGCACACTCATCGTCGTCATCGGACTGCTGCTCGTCCCATTGCCGGGCCCCGGTTGGCTCATCGTCATCATCGGCCTGTTCATCATCTCCAGCGAGTTCCGCTGGGCACAGCGGATCCTGCATTTCGTCCGAGTCAACGTGGAGAAGTGGACGCATTGGATCATGGCACAGCCTCTATGGGTGCGCTGGACGATTGGTGCGGTGACCGCAGCTTTCGTGGCTGTGGTCGTCTGGGCAGTCTTCAGGATCATCGGGATTCCCGACTGGGTTCCCGAGCTAGAAGTCCTCAGATACCTGGACCTGCAATGACGCTGTCAGTCCCGCCTACTGCGAGGAGAGTGCTGTCAGACGCGAAAGACAGCGCATGTACTTCTTCCGGTAGCCGCCGGCCAAGGATTCTTCAGTGAAGACCTGGTTCAGCGCCTGTCCCGAGTTGATGATCGTGACGTTGCGGTCATAGAGCCTGTCGACAAGTGCGACGAAGCGCAGTGCCACACCCTCGTTGTCGATCGTATTCACGTCTTCCCACACGGCGGCGTCGACACCGTCGACCATCCGGCCGTACCGGGAGGGATGGACCGTGGAGAGATGCTTCAGCAGTGTCGGGAAGTCATCGCGGGCGACCGTGCCTGTCAGCTCGGCGGTTGCGGCATCGAGGTTCTCTGCCGCAACTGGCTCGGCCGGCTCGCTCAGACCTCGGTGACGGTAGTCTTTGCCTTCGATCCGGTAGATGTCGAACTGGTCGGCCAGCGCCTGGATCTCGCGGAGGAAGTCCTGTGCGGCGAAGCGCCCCTCCCCCAATGACCCGGGCAGAGTGTTCGAGGTGGCGATGATCTTCACGCCGGCATCGGTGAGTTCGCGCATGAGACGTGACATGAGCACCGTGTCGCCGGGGTCGTCGAGTTCGAACTCGTCGACGCAGACGAGTTTCATCTTCGAGAGGTCGTCCCGAGCTCGGACGAATCCCAGGGCGCCGACGAGGTTCGTGTATTCGACGAAGGTGCCGAAGGTCGCCGGCTTCTCATTGGCATGCCATGCCGAGGCCAGGAGGTGGGTCTTGCCCACACCGTAGCCGCCGTCGAGGTAGACGCCCTTGGGCCCGTCCTTGCCCTTCGAGAACAGTTTGCCGAAGAAGCCCTTTGACGTCGATGACGCCACGAATTCCTCAAGCTTGTTGCGCGCCTGAGCCTGTGAGGGCTCCGTGTCGTCGGTGCGGTAGCTGGCGAAGGACACGTCGTGGAACTGCGGTGGCGGGACCAGACCTGCAATGAGTTCGTCGGGTGCAACTTGGGGGGAACGGTCGCTCAGGGCGACCAGAGTCTGCTCGGCATTCACTCGGCCTAGTCTATTGCAGGCCACACGCTGTCAATCAACTGAGCCCTGCGTGAGAGTCCTCTCAGCCGGTGGGACCCTCCCCCGTCATGGGTGAAGACAGCCTCAGCTGAAGTCGAAGCCCAGACGCCCCAGCTGCTTCGGGTCACGCTGCCAGTCCTTGGCGATCTTCACATGCAGGTCGAGGTAGACCTTGGTGCCGAGCAGCGCTTCGATGCCGCGCCTCGATTCGCTGCCGATCGCTTTGAGTCGGCTGCCGCCCTTGCCGATGATGATCGCCTTCTGGCTGGATCGTTCGACATAGAGGTTGACGTGGACGTTCCACAGCGGATTGTCTTCGCTGCGTCCCTCACGCGGGTACATCTCCTCGACCTGCGCGGCCAGGGAGTGCGGAAGCTCGTCGCGGACGCCTTCGAGTGCGGCCTCGCGCACGAGTTCGGCGATCATCCTCTCCTCCGGTTCATCCGTCAGCTCTCCTTCAGGGTAGAGCGGAGGCGATTTCGGCAGATGCGCGGTGAGCACTGAATCGACAGTGTCGATCTGGAACCCGTCGACGGCGGAGACCGGAACCACGTCGGCGAAGTCCGCGAGAGCACCCACGGCCAGCAGCGCCTCGGCGACCTTCTCCTGGGAGACTTTGTCGGTCTTCGTCACCAGAGCCACGATCGGTGTGCGTCCGTCGAGGAGTTCGAGCTGGGAGGCGATGTACCGGTCTCCGGGTCCGATGGGTTCGTCGGCGGGCAGGCAGAAGCCGATGACGTCGACCTCGCTGAGGGTCGAGGCCACAAGGTCGTTGAGCCGGCTGCCCAGCAGGGTGCGCGGCTTGTGGAGGCCCGGGGTGTCGACGAGGATCAGCTGATGGCCATCCTTGTGAACGATGCCGCGGATCGTGTGGCGCGTGGTCTGGGGTTTCGCCGAGGTGATCGCCACCTTCTCCCCCACCAGAGCATTCGTCAGCGTCGATTTTCCGGTGTTCGGCCGGCCCACGAAGCAGGCGAAGCCCGCTCGGTAGTCCTCGGGGTAGTCCGTGCGAAATTCCATTTCAGTTCTCTTCCTTCGTGACCCTGACGTGGGTGATGCGGTGGCGGCGGCCCTGGCCCTCCATCGCTTCGATGATGAGCCCCTCGATCCGTGCGTTCGAGCCGTCGATGGGAACGCGGCCGATGAGCTTCGTGAGAAGTCCGCCGACGCTGTTGACGTCGTCCTCGTCGATCTTGACGTCGAAGTAGTCGGCGAAGTCGGAGATCGACATGCGCGTGCTGATGACGAATGAGCCGTCGTCGACCTCGACGAGCTCATCATCGCTGGTGTCGTATTCGTCCTCGATCTCACCGACGATCTCCTCGACGATGTCTTCGATAGTGACGAGTCCGGCGGTGCCGCCGTATTCGTCGATGAGGATCGCCAAATGCGTCGAATCGACCTGCATCTGCTCCATCAGGTCATCGGCGGGTTTGGTTTCGGGAACGAACAGCACTCCCCTGGCCAGGATGTCGACCGGTCGTTCCGCGTCCTCCGGATGGAGGTGGAGACGCCTGGCGACGTCCTTGAGGTAGGCGACCCCGCGAATGTCATCGAGGTCCTCACCGCTGACGGGAATCCGTGAGAATCCCGACCGGAAGAAGAGGTTCATCACCTTCGACAGCGGAGTGCCGGAGTTGACGGTCACGAGGTCTGTGCGCGGGACCATGACCTCATTCGCCGAGGTGTCGGAGAGGTTGAACACGGACTGGATCATCTCGCGTTCGCCGTCTTCGATGACATCCGATTCGCTGGCTCGCTCGACGAGGTCACGCAGCTGATCCGAGGTTACGAACGGCCCGTCCTTGTAGACACGGTCCGGGGTCAGCAGATTGCCGAGGAGGACGAGGATCTTCGTCAACGGCTTGAGCACGACGAGTGCCGCACCCACGACCCAGCTGAGATTGAGGCACACGGCCAGGGAGCGACGTCGGCCGATGGTCCGTGGGGACACTCCGGCGACGACGAAGACGGCGATCGAGGCGGTGAGCACGGTGAGGACGACCATGAGCGGTCCCACCGAGTAGATCGAGTTATAGGCCAAGGCAATGAAGACCGTCGCCAGTGCTTCGAGGAAGTTGCGGACGAAGATGATGACGTTGATGTTGGTGGGCAGATCGATGAGGATCTTCTCTGCCCGGAATGCGGCCTTCTTGCCTTCGTCCTTCGCATCCTGGATCGCCTGATGGGAGACGCTGAGCAGAGCCGCGTCCACCGCAGACAGCGTCGCCGAGATCACAAGACACAGGGCAGCACCGAGAAACAGCCAGAGCACGGCTCAGACCTCGGTGGGTGAGGGGATGTCGGTACGACCGTCGTAGCGAGCGGCGAAGAAGGTCAGCAGAAGATGACGCTGCAGGGCGAACATCTCTTCCTTCTCCGCAGGCTCACCGTGGTCATAGCCGAGCAGGTGCAGGAATCCGTGGACCGTCAGCAGCAGCACCTCGTCCATCGTCGAATGACCCGACGATGCGGCCTGGGCAGCGGCCACCTCGGGGCAGATGATGATGTCGCCCATCTGGCCCTCGGTGGGAGCACCGGGCTGGCCCTGCGTGAGCTGGTCCATCGGGAACGACATCACGTCGGTGGGTCCTTCGAGGTCCATCCAGGTGACGTGGAGTTCTGCCATGGCCGTGGCGTCGACCATCGTCACCGCGAGTTCGGCACCGGGGTGCATGTGCAGGGCCTGACCCAGGTATTCGGTCAGAGCCACAACCTCGTCGAGGTCGATCGATGAGTCGGTTTCGTTAGAGATCTCGGTATTCATTCGCTGCTTCCCCACAGGTCATAGGCGTCGACGATCTTCGTCACCAGCGAGTGGCGGACGACGTCCTTGCTGCCCAAGTGGCAGAATTTCAGGTCCTCGATTCCGGTCAGGATGTCCTGGACGACGTTGAGACCGCTACGGGTCTTGCCCGGCAGGTCAATCTGGGAGACGTCGCCGGTGACGACCATGCGTGCACCGAAGCCCAGACGGGTGAGGAACATCTTCATCTGCTCACCGGTCGTGTTCTGCGCCTCGTCGAGGATGATGAACGCATCGTTGAGAGTCCGGCCGCGCATATACGCCAGCGGGGCCACCTCGATCGTTCCGGTTTCGATGAGCAGCGGGATCGACTCGGGGTCGACCATGTCGTGCAGAGCATCGTAGAGGGGACGCACATAGGGGTCGATCTTCTCGTTCAGCGTCCCGGGCAGGTAGCCCAGGCTCTCCCCTGCCTCCACGGCCGGGCGGGTGAGGATGATGCGTGAGACCTCTTTGTGCTGCAGTGCGTTGATGGCCATCGCCATGGCCAGGTACGTCTTGCCTGTGCCTGCGGGGCCGATGCCGAAGGTGATCGTGTGATTGCGGATCGCCTTGACGTAGTCGTGCTGGCCCATCGTCTTGGGACGGATGGATTTTCCGCGTGTGGACAGGATGTTCGTGCCCATCACCGCCGAGGCGGCCTGTCCTTCAGAGGAGAACGACGCGACCCGGTCGATCGTCTCCTCGTTGATGCGGTGGCCGGAGGCATGCAGCTTCTTGAGTTCCCCGATGACGGAGACGAATGCCGCCACGCGCGTCGGCTCACCGCTGGCCTGCACCTGGTTGGCGCGCACGTGCAGATTGAGTTCGGGGAAGACGCGCTCGAGCTTCCGCAGGTTCGACTCCCCCGGCCCGAAGAACTCGACCAGATCGATGGAGTCGGGAATCACGAGACGCACTGTGTCCGATGAGGCTGCTTCGGCAGGTGTGCTGTTCACAGAGTTCGTGGGCTGAGTGGAGGTGTCCAGAATGATCCTTAGTGACTGTGAGTACTTGTGGGAGTACTGCAATTGTGTGCTTCCATCGTAGTCCGCTTCGTCACCAACGGCCCAATGAATTCTGAGCCATGACGAGGCCGGCTGCTCCGGCCGAGGACGAACGCAGGACCGTAGGGCCCAGGAGCACTGTTTCGGCGCCGATGGCCGACAGTGCCTCGAGCTCGGCGTCGCTGATGCCGCCTTCGGGTCCCACGACCAAAACGACGCGTTCCGATCCAGCCTCGGACCGTGACAGGGCCTGGGAGAGTTTCAGCTCGGCCGCCTCGTGGAGGACGTAGACGGTATCGCCATCGGACAGTGCCCCTGCCAAACCGGTGCCGCGGACAAGGTCGTGGCGCAGTGGGAAGCGAGAGCGTCGGGCCTGCAAGGACGCTGCCCGCAGGACGTTGTCCCATTTACCGGCGAGTTTGTCGCGCTTCTTCGCAGGCCAATCGGCGATCGAGCGTTCGGCGGCCCACGGGATCACCTCGTCGACTCCGATCTCTGTGGCGGCTTCGATCGCTTGCAGATCGCGGTCGGCCTTCGCCAGTGCCTGCACGAGGACCAACCGCGGTCGTACCACCTCGGCGTGGGTCACCGAAGCAACCTGAAGTCCCATTTCATTCGCCGAAGCGCTCGTGACGGTGCCGCGCACGCGAGTGCCGGATCCGTCGACGACTTCAAGCTCATCCCCGGGTCCGAGTCTGCGGACTCGGACCGCGTGCCCGGCCACATCCTCACCGAATGTGAGCACCTGACCGGCGGCCGCCTCGGCGACCTGGGAGGAGAAGAAGACGGGAAGACTCACCGACCGGCGAACTTCTCACGCAT
Coding sequences within it:
- a CDS encoding PGPGW domain-containing protein, translating into MNDHPHDKRPEGWLSRHHKHGVRPWRRTRLSFLRWRGTITANPHTARLYRMIVGGLGTLIVVIGLLLVPLPGPGWLIVIIGLFIISSEFRWAQRILHFVRVNVEKWTHWIMAQPLWVRWTIGAVTAAFVAVVVWAVFRIIGIPDWVPELEVLRYLDLQ
- the zapE gene encoding cell division protein ZapE, producing MNAEQTLVALSDRSPQVAPDELIAGLVPPPQFHDVSFASYRTDDTEPSQAQARNKLEEFVASSTSKGFFGKLFSKGKDGPKGVYLDGGYGVGKTHLLASAWHANEKPATFGTFVEYTNLVGALGFVRARDDLSKMKLVCVDEFELDDPGDTVLMSRLMRELTDAGVKIIATSNTLPGSLGEGRFAAQDFLREIQALADQFDIYRIEGKDYRHRGLSEPAEPVAAENLDAATAELTGTVARDDFPTLLKHLSTVHPSRYGRMVDGVDAAVWEDVNTIDNEGVALRFVALVDRLYDRNVTIINSGQALNQVFTEESLAGGYRKKYMRCLSRLTALSSQ
- the era gene encoding GTPase Era, yielding MEFRTDYPEDYRAGFACFVGRPNTGKSTLTNALVGEKVAITSAKPQTTRHTIRGIVHKDGHQLILVDTPGLHKPRTLLGSRLNDLVASTLSEVDVIGFCLPADEPIGPGDRYIASQLELLDGRTPIVALVTKTDKVSQEKVAEALLAVGALADFADVVPVSAVDGFQIDTVDSVLTAHLPKSPPLYPEGELTDEPEERMIAELVREAALEGVRDELPHSLAAQVEEMYPREGRSEDNPLWNVHVNLYVERSSQKAIIIGKGGSRLKAIGSESRRGIEALLGTKVYLDLHVKIAKDWQRDPKQLGRLGFDFS
- a CDS encoding hemolysin family protein, yielding MLWLFLGAALCLVISATLSAVDAALLSVSHQAIQDAKDEGKKAAFRAEKILIDLPTNINVIIFVRNFLEALATVFIALAYNSIYSVGPLMVVLTVLTASIAVFVVAGVSPRTIGRRRSLAVCLNLSWVVGAALVVLKPLTKILVLLGNLLTPDRVYKDGPFVTSDQLRDLVERASESDVIEDGEREMIQSVFNLSDTSANEVMVPRTDLVTVNSGTPLSKVMNLFFRSGFSRIPVSGEDLDDIRGVAYLKDVARRLHLHPEDAERPVDILARGVLFVPETKPADDLMEQMQVDSTHLAILIDEYGGTAGLVTIEDIVEEIVGEIEDEYDTSDDELVEVDDGSFVISTRMSISDFADYFDVKIDEDDVNSVGGLLTKLIGRVPIDGSNARIEGLIIEAMEGQGRRHRITHVRVTKEEN
- the ybeY gene encoding rRNA maturation RNase YbeY, whose protein sequence is MNTEISNETDSSIDLDEVVALTEYLGQALHMHPGAELAVTMVDATAMAELHVTWMDLEGPTDVMSFPMDQLTQGQPGAPTEGQMGDIIICPEVAAAQAASSGHSTMDEVLLLTVHGFLHLLGYDHGEPAEKEEMFALQRHLLLTFFAARYDGRTDIPSPTEV
- a CDS encoding PhoH family protein, whose amino-acid sequence is MQYSHKYSQSLRIILDTSTQPTNSVNSTPAEAASSDTVRLVIPDSIDLVEFFGPGESNLRKLERVFPELNLHVRANQVQASGEPTRVAAFVSVIGELKKLHASGHRINEETIDRVASFSSEGQAASAVMGTNILSTRGKSIRPKTMGQHDYVKAIRNHTITFGIGPAGTGKTYLAMAMAINALQHKEVSRIILTRPAVEAGESLGYLPGTLNEKIDPYVRPLYDALHDMVDPESIPLLIETGTIEVAPLAYMRGRTLNDAFIILDEAQNTTGEQMKMFLTRLGFGARMVVTGDVSQIDLPGKTRSGLNVVQDILTGIEDLKFCHLGSKDVVRHSLVTKIVDAYDLWGSSE
- a CDS encoding 16S rRNA (uracil(1498)-N(3))-methyltransferase, producing MSLPVFFSSQVAEAAAGQVLTFGEDVAGHAVRVRRLGPGDELEVVDGSGTRVRGTVTSASANEMGLQVASVTHAEVVRPRLVLVQALAKADRDLQAIEAATEIGVDEVIPWAAERSIADWPAKKRDKLAGKWDNVLRAASLQARRSRFPLRHDLVRGTGLAGALSDGDTVYVLHEAAELKLSQALSRSEAGSERVVLVVGPEGGISDAELEALSAIGAETVLLGPTVLRSSSAGAAGLVMAQNSLGRW